One window of the Salvia miltiorrhiza cultivar Shanhuang (shh) chromosome 6, IMPLAD_Smil_shh, whole genome shotgun sequence genome contains the following:
- the LOC130990545 gene encoding protein FAR1-RELATED SEQUENCE 5-like produces the protein MFALHIYPTYEEDETVELTIPECESKSKPFVGQIFRNLDVGYEFYDDYAELCGFTSRKSTSTKDDDDFGMYKVRTFIEGHNHAMVPTVSRHLMPVNRNVTPVHEMWITSAIKANIGPIRSFRMYREIMGEYEDIGCVSNDLKNFVRDLNVYALDSDAHMILQTFMNKKELGNDFQYFYDVDDENRLRRLIWTDEVSVKNYKLFGEAVSFDATYNTNRYKMIFTPFTGRDNHGKCLSFGAAIISREDVDSYSWVLEKFVECVGNAPPLLITDQDPGLKKAVAAVWPQTRHRYCMWHITMKVAKKMPQRLRDSTEFKTNFGNFVWSEFDEPAVF, from the exons TATATCCGAcgtatgaagaagatgaaacaGTTGAACTTACAATCCCTGAATGCGAGTCTAAGAGCAAACCGTTTGTGGGGCAGATTTTTCGAAATTTGGATGTAGGATATGAGTTTTACGACGATTATGCAGAGTTATGCGGTTTTACATCCAGAAAAAGCACAAGCACAAAGGATGATGATG aTTTTGGTATGTATAAGGTGCGCACGTTCATTGAGGGTCATAATCACGCCATGGTTCCTACTGTATCTAGACACCTTATGCCCGTGAACAGGAACGTTACCCCCGTCCATGAGATGTGGATTACGTCCGCGATTAAAGCAAACATTGGGCCTATTAGATCTTTCCGTATGTACAGAGAGATTATGGGCGAATATGAGGATATTGGTTGCGTCAGTAATGATTTAAAGAATTTTGTACGTGATCTTAATGTTTACGCACTTGATTCAGATGCTCACATGATTTTGCAAACattcatgaataaaaaagaGTTAGGCAATGACTTCCAATATTTCTATGATGTAGACGATGAGAACAGGCTGCGTCGGTTGATTTGGACCGACGAAGTCTCTGTTAAGAACTACAAATTATTTGGTGAAGCTGTGTCCTTCGACGCAACATACAATACCAAcag GTATAAAATGATCTTCACACCGTTCACGGGTAGGGATAACCATGGCAAGTGTTTGTCTTTTGGTGCAGCCATCATATCTCGAGAAGATGTTGATTCGTATTCTTGGGTTTTGGAAAAGTTTGTTGAATGCGTGGGAAATGCCCCACCACTATTAATAACTGATCAAGATCCAGGGTTGAAAAAGGCTGTTGCGGCAGTTTGGCCTCAAACACGTCACAGATACTGCATGTGGCATATTACAATGAAGGTTGCTAAGAAGATGCCGCAAAGATTGAGGGATAGCACTGAGTTCAAAACCAACTTTGGGAATTTTGTTTGGTCTGAATTTGATGAGCCTGCTGTTTTTTAA